A single Acetomicrobium thermoterrenum DSM 13490 DNA region contains:
- a CDS encoding type II toxin-antitoxin system PemK/MazF family toxin encodes MAEPSRGEIWLVDLNPVCDHDQAGRRPALVVSVDGFNHGPAGLVIVIPITTKDKGIPLHVGVFPPEGGLNEQSFIKCEDIRSVAKERLVRCLGRVEEGTLAEAEDRLRILLGL; translated from the coding sequence ATGGCAGAACCGTCTCGCGGAGAGATATGGCTGGTGGACTTAAATCCCGTTTGTGATCACGATCAGGCAGGCAGACGTCCGGCCCTTGTCGTTTCGGTCGACGGCTTTAATCACGGACCTGCCGGGCTTGTGATTGTAATTCCTATTACCACAAAGGATAAGGGCATTCCCCTTCACGTCGGAGTTTTCCCGCCGGAAGGCGGTCTGAACGAGCAAAGCTTCATAAAATGCGAAGACATCCGTTCGGTTGCAAAAGAACGGCTTGTTAGATGCCTTGGAAGGGTGGAAGAAGGAACGCTTGCGGAAGCGGAAGACAGGCTGCGCATCCTTTTGGGATTATAA
- a CDS encoding ribbon-helix-helix domain-containing protein, translating to MASSTVRIDSLTHKMLQSLSAQTGRKMQEILREAVELYRRKLLLDKANAAFATLKADSQAWKEEQEERVAWDVTLLDGLKDN from the coding sequence ATGGCAAGCAGCACCGTGCGCATCGACTCTTTAACTCACAAGATGCTGCAAAGCCTTTCGGCCCAAACGGGGCGCAAGATGCAGGAAATTTTGCGCGAAGCGGTCGAGCTGTACCGCCGCAAGCTCCTGCTCGATAAAGCTAACGCCGCCTTTGCTACTTTGAAGGCAGACTCACAGGCGTGGAAGGAAGAGCAGGAAGAAAGAGTCGCCTGGGATGTTACACTCCTTGACGGGCTGAAGGACAATTAA
- a CDS encoding SIMPL domain-containing protein, producing MTDRRTVAFLALGICLACGLIISSYLLGSAIKEIKMAERYVTVKGLSERIVEADLAIWNISFRNSANTLEELQRDIDDNKSKLYNFLLEAGFSESEISSMPPQITDTQSLPYYDAGKDREYRYIALTRITLRSNDIAGVKKAMEKSGELVSAGIALGENSSTRFSFTKLNDIKPEMIAEATKNAREAAEQFARDSGSQVGAIRRATQGYFTIEDRDAGSPDFKIVRVVTTIDFFLSSH from the coding sequence ATGACGGACCGAAGAACTGTCGCTTTTTTGGCTTTAGGAATATGTTTAGCCTGTGGGCTCATAATCTCCAGTTACCTTTTAGGCAGCGCCATAAAGGAAATAAAGATGGCGGAGCGTTACGTCACGGTAAAGGGGTTGTCCGAGCGAATCGTGGAGGCAGACCTCGCAATATGGAACATCTCCTTCAGAAACTCGGCAAACACCCTTGAGGAGCTTCAACGGGACATAGACGACAACAAATCGAAACTCTACAACTTCTTACTCGAGGCCGGCTTTTCCGAGTCGGAAATTTCAAGCATGCCGCCTCAAATCACCGATACGCAGTCCCTTCCCTACTACGACGCAGGCAAAGACAGGGAGTATCGTTATATAGCTCTAACCAGGATCACGCTCAGGTCAAATGACATCGCCGGCGTGAAAAAGGCCATGGAAAAGTCCGGAGAGCTGGTATCGGCAGGCATCGCTCTCGGCGAGAACAGCTCTACGCGTTTTTCCTTCACGAAATTAAACGACATTAAACCGGAGATGATCGCCGAAGCGACCAAAAACGCCAGAGAGGCTGCCGAGCAGTTCGCCAGAGATTCGGGAAGTCAGGTTGGCGCCATAAGGCGAGCAACTCAGGGATATTTCACCATAGAAGACAGAGATGCGGGCTCACCCGACTTCAAGATAGTAAGAGTCGTAACGACCATAGATTTCTTTCTGTCTTCCCATTGA
- the rlmN gene encoding 23S rRNA (adenine(2503)-C(2))-methyltransferase RlmN codes for MEELVMGLELDYDQWTETLTENFGLQRYRADQICQWIYQKKIFDFQEMTNLSKELRGKLADAVMVAPPILTREETSKDGTKKYLWQFHDGERVESVLLTQEGRLTSCLSTQVGCPLACTFCASGQGGFVRDLSAGEIVGQFLAMEKLAGRDIDNVVYMGMGEPFLNQESVFKSIKILNEPKMRGLGIRRITISTAGIVPGILALAEAQMPVKLSVSLHAPNDRLRSKLMPINKKYPLTSLLEALRRYQSATNDRVTFEYLMLEGVNDLPEHAYELAALLKGLFFYINLIPYNQVEGSTYKRSSAGRIKAFSNILSQLNIEHEIRRERGSDINAACGQLKRIMA; via the coding sequence ATGGAAGAGTTGGTAATGGGGCTTGAACTGGATTACGACCAATGGACAGAAACCCTGACGGAAAATTTTGGCCTCCAAAGGTACAGGGCAGACCAGATATGTCAGTGGATATATCAAAAGAAGATCTTCGATTTTCAGGAGATGACGAATCTAAGCAAAGAATTAAGGGGAAAGCTGGCAGATGCGGTTATGGTGGCACCTCCTATCTTAACCCGCGAGGAAACCTCCAAGGACGGAACTAAAAAGTACCTCTGGCAGTTTCACGACGGCGAAAGGGTGGAGTCGGTCCTGCTCACTCAGGAGGGTCGGCTTACTTCTTGTCTTTCCACACAGGTGGGTTGTCCTCTGGCATGTACCTTTTGCGCATCGGGACAGGGCGGTTTCGTGCGCGACCTATCGGCAGGGGAAATTGTGGGGCAGTTTCTTGCGATGGAAAAGCTTGCAGGCCGAGACATAGATAACGTCGTATACATGGGTATGGGCGAACCCTTTTTAAATCAGGAGTCGGTATTTAAGAGCATCAAAATATTAAACGAACCTAAAATGAGGGGCCTCGGTATCAGGCGGATTACCATATCGACGGCAGGCATCGTACCGGGGATACTTGCCCTGGCCGAAGCGCAGATGCCGGTAAAACTTTCCGTCTCGCTTCACGCGCCAAACGACAGGCTGAGGAGCAAGCTAATGCCGATTAACAAAAAGTATCCTCTGACATCTCTGCTGGAAGCGCTTCGCAGATACCAATCGGCTACTAACGACCGCGTTACCTTCGAATATCTGATGCTGGAGGGCGTAAACGACCTGCCCGAACACGCCTACGAGCTCGCAGCCCTCTTGAAGGGGTTGTTCTTTTATATCAACCTGATACCCTACAACCAGGTAGAAGGTTCGACGTACAAACGCTCCTCTGCCGGGCGCATCAAGGCCTTTAGCAACATCCTTTCTCAACTGAACATAGAGCACGAAATAAGGCGAGAGAGAGGCTCAGACATAAACGCAGCCTGCGGACAGCTGAAGCGGATTATGGCATAG
- a CDS encoding phosphoenolpyruvate carboxykinase (ATP), producing the protein MATVGHYQDGLEGLRSRIRATVETAFYGNNVMPVASVRDAYLLAKNSPGTVELTGMPMCETESFGLPQGANVLLFNDGAVVGRCAAARKIIGEPDVDVDEYAFKLREAIYGTRYRKLYHVEAVVGLDPDFMVKAHLLIPEGHENILYNWLLNFQHLNGEYSNMYGDSKAYPEGDIFIFSDPDWRHPDHPLGLSLFDPSHNCAAILGMRYFGEFKKGTLTLAWGIATRNGFISCHGGLKRLRLPNGEDFVMAVFGLSGSGKSTITHAKHGGKYEVTILHDDAFIIRCDKKYSIALEPTYFDKTQDYTMNSEASKYILTLQNNGAARGSDGKLYAVMEDVRNGNGRAIRSRLWSPNRVDRMDDPIKAIFWLMRDPTLPPVIKVTDPALGSTLGATLATKRTTAERLSPEIDPYALVFEPYANPFRVYPLSIDYLGFKELLSDGIDCFILNTGDFMGKKIGPDLTLKIIEDIAEDEAKFVSWKPFKDLQIIAIDGFSPDFDEKSYRKHFVERMEDRIKFVREKETKKGGFDKLPSEAMEKLQEIIVELK; encoded by the coding sequence ATGGCTACTGTAGGGCATTATCAGGACGGGTTGGAGGGGTTGCGATCAAGGATCAGGGCGACCGTCGAAACTGCATTTTACGGCAATAATGTGATGCCCGTTGCTTCTGTGAGAGATGCCTACCTGCTTGCGAAGAATAGTCCGGGAACGGTGGAGCTTACGGGTATGCCGATGTGCGAGACTGAAAGTTTCGGTTTGCCTCAGGGGGCCAATGTGCTTCTTTTTAACGACGGGGCGGTGGTCGGTCGTTGTGCCGCTGCCAGAAAGATTATAGGGGAGCCCGATGTCGACGTAGATGAATACGCTTTCAAGCTTCGCGAGGCAATATACGGTACCCGTTATCGAAAGTTATATCACGTCGAAGCCGTTGTAGGCTTGGATCCTGACTTCATGGTCAAGGCTCATCTTCTGATCCCGGAGGGTCATGAAAACATTTTGTATAACTGGCTGCTTAATTTTCAGCATTTAAACGGTGAGTACAGCAATATGTATGGCGATTCCAAAGCTTATCCCGAAGGCGATATTTTCATCTTCTCGGATCCCGATTGGCGACATCCCGATCACCCGCTGGGCTTATCTTTATTTGATCCGTCACATAATTGTGCTGCCATTTTGGGCATGCGGTATTTCGGCGAATTTAAGAAGGGTACCTTGACTTTGGCTTGGGGCATAGCAACTAGAAACGGCTTTATTTCCTGCCATGGCGGCTTAAAACGGCTTCGCCTGCCCAATGGCGAAGATTTCGTCATGGCGGTCTTCGGTCTGTCGGGTTCGGGAAAATCTACCATTACCCATGCAAAACACGGCGGGAAGTACGAAGTGACAATCCTCCACGACGATGCCTTCATCATCCGTTGCGACAAAAAATACTCAATAGCTTTAGAGCCTACTTACTTCGATAAGACGCAAGATTACACAATGAACAGCGAGGCCAGCAAATATATCCTGACTCTTCAAAATAATGGCGCGGCAAGGGGAAGTGACGGAAAGCTTTACGCCGTCATGGAGGACGTGAGAAATGGCAATGGAAGGGCAATCAGGTCCAGGCTATGGTCGCCTAATAGGGTAGACAGAATGGATGACCCCATCAAGGCGATCTTCTGGCTCATGAGGGATCCGACCCTGCCTCCTGTAATAAAGGTGACCGATCCCGCTTTGGGTTCGACCCTGGGGGCTACCCTCGCTACCAAGAGGACCACGGCAGAGAGGCTTTCACCTGAGATCGACCCATATGCATTGGTCTTTGAGCCCTACGCCAATCCCTTCAGGGTATATCCGTTGAGCATAGATTATCTGGGTTTCAAGGAGCTTTTGTCTGACGGTATAGATTGTTTCATCCTGAACACTGGAGATTTTATGGGGAAAAAGATAGGTCCTGACCTTACTTTAAAAATTATAGAGGACATCGCCGAAGATGAGGCCAAATTCGTCTCGTGGAAGCCTTTTAAGGATCTTCAGATCATAGCCATAGATGGTTTTTCACCTGACTTTGACGAGAAATCCTATAGAAAACACTTCGTTGAGCGGATGGAGGATAGGATTAAGTTCGTAAGGGAAAAAGAAACCAAAAAGGGCGGTTTCGATAAGCTGCCCTCTGAGGCGATGGAGAAATTGCAAGAAATCATCGTGGAATTAAAGTAA